The genomic window GGATTTACGAGGCCAGGCGCTGGATCTGGCTTGTAAACTGGGAGAGGGCGACCTCCTGGCGTGCCCCCCGCTCCTGGGCCTCGGCCACTTGCCGCCGAAGGAGCGCAGTCTCGCTCGCCGGCCGGGCGGCGGGCGTCTCGATGCCGGGCGCGAAATCAACGGGGGCGCATGCGGCGAGCCCGGCGAGAAGCGCAAAATGGAAGAGAAGTCTTTTCATCGGAAATTTCGGGGACAAAGGGCGGAAACCATTTGGGGCCTCTCGGGCAGAGAGGCGAACCGGCACATTATAGCGCAATTACTTCGAAACCTTCGATATGAAGTTCGGGGTCCGCCTTGATGACGAGCTGAACGCCCAGGTTTTTCTCGATGATCTCTACGTGATGGCGCTCCTCTTCCAGGAGAAGGCCAACCACCTCGGGATGGACGTTAATCATGATCTTTTCGCTCTCGGGGTGGAGGCGGCGCACCCGGCCCGCCTCGCGGAGGGCCTCGAAGCTCACCGAAACAGCCGACTTCACCCGTCCGCGGCCCTCGCAGTAGGGGCAGGTGCCGCACAGGACGCGCTGGATGCTGTTCTGCACCCGTTTGCGGGTCATCTCGACCAGCCCAAGTTCGCTGATCTTCAGGATGTTCGTGCGGGAGCGGTCCTTTCGCAGCTCTTCCTTAAGGGTGTTGAAGACCTTCTCCTTGTTCTCCTCGCGCTCCATGTCGATGAAGTCGTTGATGATGATCCCGCCGATATTCCGCAGGCGCAGCTGGGCGACGATCTCGCGGACAGCTTCGAGGTTCGTCTGGACGATCGTTTCCTCGGGGTTGCGCTTGCCGACGAAGCGGCCGGTGTTCACATCGATGGTGGTGAGGGCTTCGGTCTGGTCGATGACGATGTAGCCGCCGCTCTTCAGCCAGACCCGCTGCCCCAACGCGCGTTCGATCTCGAGCTCGATGCCGTAATGATCGAAAATCAGTTCCTCTCTATGGAAGAGTTCGATTTTGGGGAGGAGATGCGGGTAGTAGCTCTCGACGAATGACCGGCATCCCGCATAGGCGTCCGGGTCGTCGATCAACATCCGCTCGACGTCGGTGGTGAACAGGTCCCGCACCGCGCGCTGGATGAGGGTGAGGTTGTTGTGAATCTGATCCGGCGCAGAGGAGTGCTCGTTCTTGCCGAGAATGTCCTCCCATAGCGCGTGGAGAAACTGCATGTTCGATTCAAGATCTTCGGCGGGCGTGTTTTCGCTGGCGGTGCGGACGATGTAGCCGGCGCCGGGCTTG from bacterium includes these protein-coding regions:
- a CDS encoding Rne/Rng family ribonuclease; amino-acid sequence: MPSEIIVNCEPFETRVALLENGTTAEIYVERASEKSIVGNIYKGRVTKVLPGMQAAFVDIGLEKAGFLYVNDVDTIESIENYQKAAEGHLEEEELDFEGNGHSAHSVEEEEPDGPVNFDTIPRRRSRRNGKQRPIEDILKEGQEVIVQVSKEPIGTKGSRLTSYITLPGRYVVYMPTIHQIGISRRIEEEEERKRLKGIVRKYRKPGAGYIVRTASENTPAEDLESNMQFLHALWEDILGKNEHSSAPDQIHNNLTLIQRAVRDLFTTDVERMLIDDPDAYAGCRSFVESYYPHLLPKIELFHREELIFDHYGIELEIERALGQRVWLKSGGYIVIDQTEALTTIDVNTGRFVGKRNPEETIVQTNLEAVREIVAQLRLRNIGGIIINDFIDMEREENKEKVFNTLKEELRKDRSRTNILKISELGLVEMTRKRVQNSIQRVLCGTCPYCEGRGRVKSAVSVSFEALREAGRVRRLHPESEKIMINVHPEVVGLLLEEERHHVEIIEKNLGVQLVIKADPELHIEGFEVIAL